From a single Bacillus gobiensis genomic region:
- the ftsA gene encoding cell division protein FtsA: MNNNELYVSLDIGTSTIKVIVGEMTDDSLNIIGVGNVPSEGLKKGSIVDIDQTVRSIKKAFEQAERMVGFSLKKAIVGVNGNYIHIQDTNGVVAVSSENKEIHTEDVRRVMEAAQVVSIPNEQIIVDVIPRQFIVDGRDEITDPKKMLGVRLEVEGTLITGSKTILHNLLRCVERAGVEITDICLQPLAAGSVALSTDEKNLGVALIDIGGGSSTIAVFENGHLLATKVVPLGGENITKDLSIGLRTSTEEAERIKKQYGHAYYAGSSPEEEFEVSVIGTDQKQTFKQSEIAAIIEARVEEILQFAAEELVRMGIRDLPGGFVLTGGTAGLTGVLDLAKEMFSSNVRLASPNYIGVREPQYMTAVGLIQFACSNAKIQGRKVGFKMPSEAVQEVAASHQEEFSAPKKRQQKPKKEKQESKMKKLFNFFWE; this comes from the coding sequence TTGAACAACAATGAACTTTACGTAAGTCTTGACATCGGTACATCCACCATTAAAGTTATTGTCGGTGAAATGACAGATGACTCCTTAAATATAATTGGTGTTGGAAACGTGCCTTCAGAAGGTTTGAAGAAAGGATCAATCGTTGACATAGATCAAACTGTTCGTTCAATCAAAAAGGCGTTTGAACAAGCCGAAAGAATGGTCGGATTTTCGTTAAAAAAAGCGATTGTAGGCGTGAATGGCAACTACATCCACATACAGGATACGAATGGAGTCGTAGCGGTTTCCAGTGAGAACAAAGAAATCCATACGGAAGACGTCCGCAGGGTAATGGAAGCAGCTCAAGTAGTGTCCATACCAAATGAGCAAATTATCGTTGATGTCATACCGAGACAGTTTATAGTGGATGGCAGGGACGAAATTACTGATCCGAAAAAAATGCTAGGTGTCAGGCTAGAGGTAGAAGGCACACTGATTACTGGATCGAAAACTATTTTACATAATTTACTTCGCTGTGTCGAACGGGCTGGAGTTGAAATTACCGATATTTGTTTACAGCCGCTAGCTGCCGGGTCTGTAGCCTTATCAACCGATGAAAAAAATCTCGGTGTCGCATTAATTGATATTGGCGGCGGTTCTAGTACGATTGCTGTTTTTGAAAACGGACATCTCTTAGCTACCAAAGTCGTTCCTTTAGGCGGGGAAAATATAACAAAGGACCTATCAATCGGACTTAGGACCTCAACGGAGGAAGCCGAAAGAATAAAAAAACAGTACGGACACGCCTATTATGCCGGATCTTCTCCCGAGGAAGAATTTGAAGTTTCCGTCATCGGAACGGATCAGAAGCAAACCTTTAAACAGTCTGAAATCGCAGCTATCATAGAAGCAAGGGTAGAAGAAATATTGCAATTTGCGGCAGAGGAATTAGTAAGAATGGGGATTCGCGACTTGCCTGGCGGTTTTGTATTAACAGGCGGAACAGCAGGTTTGACCGGAGTCTTGGATCTGGCTAAAGAAATGTTCAGCAGCAATGTCCGCTTGGCAAGCCCTAACTATATTGGCGTCAGGGAGCCTCAGTATATGACTGCGGTTGGTTTGATTCAATTTGCTTGTTCAAATGCCAAAATTCAAGGGAGAAAAGTCGGATTTAAAATGCCTTCAGAGGCTGTCCAGGAAGTAGCTGCATCCCATCAAGAAGAATTTTCTGCACCGAAGAAAAGGCAACAAAAACCCAAAAAAGAAAAACAAGAAAGCAAAATGAAAAAACTATTTAATTTCTTTTGGGAATAG
- the ftsZ gene encoding cell division protein FtsZ encodes MLEFETNIDGLASIKVIGVGGGGNNAVNRMIENEVQGVDFIAVNTDAQALNLSKAETKMQIGAKLTRGLGAGANPDVGKKAAEESREQIEEALRGADMVFVTAGMGGGTGTGAAPVIAQVAKDLGALTVGVVTRPFTFEGRKRQMQAAGGITSMKEAVDTLIVIHNDRLLEIVDKNTPMLEAFREADTVLRQGVQGISDLIATPGLINLDFADVKTIMSNKGSALMGIGVATGESRAAEAAKKAISSPLLETAIDGAQGVIMNITGGTNLSLYEVQEAADIVASASDQDVNMIFGSVINENLKDEIVVTVIATGFIEQEQDLTKPQQRPFSQGLKQPTQNNTQKREPKREEQQNTGQQRPAQPSEDTLDIPTFLRNRNKRG; translated from the coding sequence ATGTTGGAGTTTGAAACAAACATAGACGGCCTTGCTTCAATTAAAGTAATCGGAGTAGGGGGAGGCGGCAATAACGCTGTCAATCGAATGATTGAAAATGAAGTACAAGGTGTCGATTTCATTGCTGTCAATACAGACGCCCAAGCGCTTAACCTATCAAAAGCTGAAACGAAAATGCAAATTGGCGCCAAGCTGACTAGAGGGCTTGGAGCGGGTGCAAATCCAGACGTGGGGAAAAAAGCAGCTGAAGAAAGCAGAGAACAGATCGAGGAAGCTCTAAGAGGTGCAGATATGGTGTTTGTCACTGCCGGTATGGGCGGAGGCACGGGTACCGGAGCCGCACCGGTCATTGCGCAAGTTGCCAAGGATCTTGGCGCACTGACAGTTGGTGTAGTCACAAGGCCATTCACCTTTGAAGGAAGAAAACGCCAGATGCAGGCAGCAGGCGGTATTACTTCGATGAAAGAAGCGGTAGATACATTGATTGTGATTCATAATGACAGACTGCTTGAGATCGTCGACAAAAATACACCAATGCTTGAGGCATTCCGTGAAGCGGATACGGTTCTTCGACAAGGGGTTCAGGGGATTTCTGACCTTATAGCTACTCCCGGCCTGATTAACCTTGATTTTGCCGATGTAAAAACAATTATGTCCAATAAAGGATCGGCGTTAATGGGAATTGGAGTGGCAACTGGAGAAAGTCGTGCGGCAGAAGCGGCGAAAAAAGCCATCTCCAGCCCGCTGCTTGAAACGGCAATTGATGGAGCCCAAGGCGTAATCATGAATATTACAGGTGGAACAAATCTAAGCCTATACGAGGTTCAGGAAGCAGCTGATATCGTCGCATCGGCTTCAGATCAGGATGTAAATATGATTTTCGGCTCGGTCATTAACGAAAATCTCAAAGATGAAATCGTTGTGACGGTCATTGCGACCGGCTTTATCGAACAAGAGCAAGATTTGACCAAGCCGCAGCAAAGGCCATTTTCACAAGGATTAAAACAACCTACACAAAATAATACGCAAAAAAGAGAGCCCAAACGTGAGGAACAGCAAAATACCGGTCAGCAGCGACCTGCACAGCCCTCAGAGGATACTCTTGATATTCCAACGTTTTTACGGAACAGAAATAAAAGAGGCTAA
- a CDS encoding S8 family peptidase — protein sequence MLSKTKKKVIGSFLSAVIIGSLVLPNAASAETKPVSTSIKQTVASSASGKISKRLEEQFKKDDKVTYLIKLKDQVDTKKVAQEAENKAKSRALTAAKTEYQKRSAVVTSLRANAEETQRELKKYLEKQKEIGKADHIQSFYIVNGLAVETSKDVLEKIAALPEVEKILPNETRQLYQSGQKSYAGLPKIEDQKAIPAAEGVEWNIDQIYAPAAWNLGYDGAGTVVASIDTGVQWDHPALKEKYKGYDPAAPDSPNHEYSWFDAVDGQGTPFDDLGHGTHVTGTMVGSEPDGSNKIGVAPGAKWMAVKAFSADGGTDVDLLEAGEWILAPKDAEGNPHPEMAPDVVNNSWGGGPGLDEWYREMVQAWKAAEIFPEFSAGNTTLTNPGGPGSIATPANYPESFATGATDINNNLASFSLQGPSPYGELKPDISAPGVNIRSSVPGSNYEGGWNGTSMAGPHVSAVAALLRQVNANITVEEMEEILIDTALPLTDGTFPESPNNGYGHGLVNAFDAVSALSQGLGTIKGQVTKEGEDTEAPVLHHNPPAEVFEGAEIPLQVTAADNISITSVQLTYKTETTDWTTVEASRVEGDFKNGTYDAVIPPLGGSALQYKWVIKDFGQNVVESEVFDVQILSALTTGYVQNFVNSPVGWTSYGTNNSWEWGKPASGPGTAVSGEKVYVTNLDGTYDNSANMNLQMPPVAVPESGNLFLQFKQWYDLETNYDYGYIYVLPEEEENWVQLASFNGRTSSWIDGEVNLSEYSGQTISVMFNVHTDGSVLKEGWYLDDIKLSDTSIGTAGKKQIGIVEKAQDAASKEKTDEPQVDPKKAKPADRISDKNGGTKEIAPNILPLRAEVSVLETGKSTYSNAGTGLYELTHASGDYTLKAETYGFESSNQSVTVEADGTSTANFVLEELPKGTISGTVTNKATGQPIENATIYLVEDAQVAPVHTNANGEYSLTAYEGSYSVKITAPGFYSSESTTDLTGDVSLDFQLEPFIGYPGEIGYDDASAENAKVFYEAGNGWAVKMSLNEGEDKALVRGGLFRFWDTEWPVPGGTEFAVEVWDATGPNGAPGKKLAGPVIGEAQRNGEWTTVDLSQEGIIVEGDFYLVYIQTKANPDAPGLATDENGPLSERSWQFVGGSWSQTLAEEGNYMIRALVDYEVTPPVITSPEDGTFTKHRQTVIEGTSSPGTTVKIFNGEEEAASVETSEDGTFSKEITLNDGENVITAKVSAENGTTDPSEPVTIVLDQSKPELTITSPSEGDKLNRETVTVTGTAADENLDWVKVNGKKTSVEDGRYSERILLNNGANTIKVVAQDLAGNKVTKNITIDVKYTKPEITNLLPTEDKELKAGESVKIEFNSEPDLDATFVIRMPLTNARAGVQNAIELPLREVSEGKYEGYCTATNTIKAAGAEIEVIVRDDYGNETRKTAEGKLYIHAKMPK from the coding sequence TTGTTAAGTAAGACAAAAAAGAAAGTAATAGGTTCTTTCCTTTCTGCCGTAATAATTGGCTCATTGGTGCTACCAAATGCAGCTTCTGCAGAAACAAAACCTGTCTCTACGTCTATTAAGCAAACTGTAGCAAGCTCAGCATCAGGAAAAATATCTAAAAGACTGGAAGAACAATTCAAAAAAGACGATAAAGTCACCTATCTAATTAAGCTGAAAGATCAGGTAGATACAAAAAAAGTAGCGCAAGAAGCTGAAAATAAAGCAAAAAGCAGAGCCCTTACTGCTGCGAAAACAGAATACCAAAAAAGGTCAGCAGTTGTGACCTCACTAAGAGCAAATGCTGAAGAAACACAAAGAGAGCTGAAAAAATACTTAGAAAAACAAAAAGAGATCGGAAAGGCAGATCACATACAATCCTTCTATATTGTTAACGGGTTAGCGGTTGAGACATCAAAAGACGTTCTTGAAAAAATCGCAGCGTTGCCGGAGGTAGAGAAAATTTTGCCGAACGAAACTAGACAGCTTTATCAGAGCGGGCAAAAGTCATATGCCGGGCTTCCTAAAATAGAAGATCAAAAAGCGATACCTGCAGCTGAAGGTGTAGAATGGAATATTGATCAAATTTATGCGCCTGCAGCTTGGAATCTTGGTTACGATGGAGCAGGCACAGTCGTAGCCTCTATTGACACTGGTGTGCAGTGGGATCATCCTGCATTAAAGGAAAAATACAAAGGATATGACCCGGCGGCCCCTGATAGCCCGAATCATGAATATAGCTGGTTTGACGCAGTGGACGGACAAGGGACCCCATTTGATGATCTTGGTCATGGCACGCATGTTACCGGAACAATGGTCGGATCGGAGCCTGACGGAAGCAATAAAATCGGTGTTGCTCCAGGAGCAAAATGGATGGCGGTTAAAGCTTTTTCTGCCGATGGCGGTACAGATGTTGATTTGCTGGAAGCAGGAGAATGGATTCTTGCACCTAAAGATGCAGAAGGAAATCCTCATCCTGAAATGGCTCCTGATGTAGTAAACAACTCATGGGGAGGCGGACCGGGACTCGATGAGTGGTATCGAGAAATGGTACAAGCATGGAAAGCTGCTGAAATATTCCCGGAATTTTCTGCTGGAAATACGACTCTTACCAATCCGGGCGGACCAGGATCGATCGCAACCCCGGCGAATTATCCGGAATCGTTTGCAACTGGCGCGACTGACATCAACAACAATCTGGCCAGCTTTTCACTGCAAGGGCCGTCTCCGTATGGTGAGCTAAAGCCAGATATCTCTGCACCTGGTGTAAATATTCGTTCTTCTGTGCCGGGAAGCAATTATGAAGGCGGATGGAACGGGACTTCAATGGCAGGGCCGCACGTTTCTGCTGTTGCGGCTTTGCTCAGGCAAGTAAATGCAAACATTACGGTTGAAGAAATGGAAGAAATTCTAATAGATACGGCTTTGCCATTGACAGATGGAACCTTCCCGGAATCTCCTAATAACGGATACGGCCACGGACTGGTGAATGCGTTTGATGCTGTATCAGCACTGTCGCAAGGGTTGGGCACGATAAAAGGTCAGGTTACAAAGGAAGGAGAGGACACGGAAGCGCCGGTCTTGCATCATAATCCGCCTGCTGAAGTGTTTGAAGGTGCCGAGATCCCCCTTCAAGTGACAGCAGCGGACAATATCAGCATTACTTCTGTACAGCTGACATATAAAACGGAGACGACTGATTGGACTACAGTCGAAGCTTCCAGAGTTGAAGGAGACTTTAAAAACGGAACGTACGATGCGGTGATTCCGCCGCTTGGAGGATCGGCTCTGCAATACAAATGGGTCATCAAAGATTTTGGCCAAAATGTAGTCGAATCAGAAGTGTTTGATGTACAAATCTTATCAGCTTTAACGACAGGGTATGTACAGAATTTTGTAAACAGTCCTGTTGGCTGGACAAGCTATGGAACGAATAATAGCTGGGAATGGGGTAAACCGGCATCCGGACCGGGAACTGCGGTTTCTGGTGAGAAAGTATACGTAACCAATTTAGATGGTACTTACGATAATTCAGCGAACATGAATTTGCAAATGCCGCCTGTTGCAGTCCCAGAAAGCGGAAATCTGTTCCTCCAATTTAAGCAGTGGTATGATTTGGAGACGAATTATGATTATGGATACATTTATGTCCTTCCGGAAGAGGAAGAAAATTGGGTGCAGCTGGCCAGTTTTAATGGAAGAACTTCCAGCTGGATAGATGGAGAAGTGAATCTTTCAGAATACAGCGGCCAAACGATCAGCGTGATGTTTAATGTCCATACGGACGGAAGTGTGTTAAAAGAAGGCTGGTATTTGGATGACATCAAGCTTTCGGATACTTCAATCGGTACGGCAGGTAAAAAACAGATCGGCATTGTGGAGAAAGCTCAGGATGCTGCATCAAAGGAAAAAACAGATGAGCCGCAAGTTGATCCGAAAAAAGCTAAACCGGCTGACCGAATTTCCGACAAGAATGGTGGGACGAAAGAGATTGCACCGAACATACTGCCTTTACGAGCTGAAGTCAGTGTGCTTGAAACCGGAAAGTCAACTTATTCAAATGCTGGTACTGGTCTTTATGAATTAACTCATGCATCTGGAGACTACACGCTAAAAGCAGAAACGTACGGATTTGAGTCAAGTAATCAATCAGTTACGGTTGAAGCGGATGGGACATCAACAGCAAATTTTGTGCTCGAGGAGCTTCCAAAAGGAACAATCTCTGGTACGGTGACTAACAAAGCGACTGGCCAGCCAATTGAAAACGCCACGATATATTTGGTTGAGGATGCGCAAGTGGCACCGGTTCATACGAATGCAAACGGAGAATATTCATTGACAGCATATGAAGGCTCGTACTCAGTAAAGATTACCGCACCGGGTTTTTACAGTTCGGAATCAACAACTGATCTTACAGGAGACGTTAGTCTTGATTTTCAATTGGAACCGTTCATCGGTTATCCTGGTGAAATTGGATACGATGATGCGTCAGCTGAAAACGCAAAGGTATTTTACGAGGCAGGTAATGGATGGGCAGTCAAAATGTCTTTGAATGAAGGGGAAGATAAAGCCCTTGTAAGAGGCGGGTTGTTCAGATTCTGGGATACAGAATGGCCGGTTCCGGGCGGTACGGAATTCGCCGTAGAAGTTTGGGATGCAACAGGGCCGAATGGAGCACCCGGCAAGAAGCTGGCTGGACCGGTCATTGGCGAAGCACAGCGTAACGGGGAATGGACAACTGTTGACCTTTCTCAAGAAGGCATCATAGTAGAAGGCGATTTTTATCTCGTATATATTCAGACTAAGGCAAATCCAGATGCGCCTGGTTTAGCAACGGATGAAAATGGGCCGTTATCAGAACGAAGCTGGCAATTTGTTGGCGGTTCGTGGTCACAAACTCTTGCTGAAGAAGGGAACTATATGATTAGGGCATTGGTTGACTACGAGGTGACTCCGCCGGTTATTACGTCGCCTGAAGACGGAACGTTTACAAAGCATAGACAAACGGTCATCGAAGGGACTTCGTCACCGGGAACAACCGTCAAGATTTTCAACGGGGAAGAGGAAGCGGCTTCCGTTGAAACGTCAGAAGATGGTACATTCTCTAAAGAAATTACCCTGAATGATGGAGAAAATGTCATAACGGCTAAAGTCTCAGCAGAAAACGGGACGACCGATCCATCCGAGCCGGTAACTATCGTCTTGGATCAATCAAAGCCGGAGCTTACGATTACAAGCCCGTCTGAAGGAGATAAACTGAACAGAGAAACGGTAACCGTCACCGGCACGGCAGCAGACGAAAATCTGGACTGGGTAAAAGTAAATGGAAAGAAAACGTCTGTAGAGGATGGCAGGTACTCAGAAAGAATCCTGCTTAACAATGGAGCAAACACGATCAAAGTCGTTGCTCAAGATTTAGCAGGCAATAAGGTGACAAAAAATATAACGATTGACGTAAAATATACGAAGCCTGAAATCACGAATCTTCTGCCGACAGAAGATAAAGAATTAAAGGCTGGTGAATCGGTAAAAATTGAATTCAACAGTGAACCAGATTTGGATGCCACCTTTGTCATCCGAATGCCGCTGACCAATGCCAGAGCAGGAGTGCAGAATGCTATCGAGCTTCCTTTACGGGAGGTTTCTGAAGGCAAATATGAAGGCTATTGTACAGCAACAAACACCATTAAAGCAGCTGGAGCTGAAATTGAGGTAATTGTAAGAGACGACTATGGCAATGAAACGAGGAAAACTGCTGAAGGAAAGCTTTATATTCACGCGAAAATGCCGAAATAA
- the spoIIGA gene encoding sigma-E processing peptidase SpoIIGA produces the protein MEIYLDVIWLLNFCFDLLLLSLTGKILKRNVKKFRLVLGALIGSGIVLIMFTPFSWFVSHPAGKLAFSLLIVFAAFGFKRFRYFLQNWLTFFFVTFLLGGGIIGAHSLLQSDGQLENGALMTASSGFGDPISWIFVIIGFPILWIFSKKRIEDIEIRKIQFEEHVNVQVMIGGQEVFLKGLVDSGNQLYDPLTKTPVMIVYAECLKPIVGEAFLELVKTGDSVHALEQIDETFPFIDRLRLVPYRGVGQQNQFLLSIKPDDVLVYTKEEIISVEKCFVGISPSGLSSDDDFQAIVHPKMLSEKGIKHVS, from the coding sequence GTGGAAATCTACCTAGATGTGATCTGGCTGTTAAACTTTTGCTTCGACTTGCTGCTGCTTTCGTTAACAGGCAAAATTTTAAAACGAAATGTCAAGAAGTTTCGCCTTGTTTTAGGTGCCCTTATTGGTTCCGGTATTGTTCTCATTATGTTTACTCCTTTTTCTTGGTTCGTTTCTCATCCCGCTGGAAAACTTGCTTTTTCTCTGCTGATCGTTTTTGCTGCTTTTGGTTTTAAAAGGTTTCGTTACTTTCTTCAAAACTGGCTTACGTTTTTCTTTGTGACATTTTTATTGGGTGGGGGAATCATTGGTGCGCATTCTCTTCTTCAATCGGATGGCCAGCTTGAGAATGGAGCATTGATGACAGCTTCTTCCGGTTTTGGGGATCCGATCAGTTGGATCTTTGTCATAATAGGTTTTCCAATTCTTTGGATATTCTCGAAAAAGAGAATAGAGGATATAGAGATTCGCAAAATTCAATTTGAGGAGCATGTAAACGTTCAAGTGATGATCGGAGGACAAGAGGTTTTTTTAAAAGGATTGGTTGATTCCGGAAACCAGCTTTACGATCCGTTAACCAAAACGCCGGTCATGATTGTTTATGCAGAATGCTTGAAGCCGATTGTGGGAGAGGCTTTTTTAGAACTGGTAAAGACAGGAGACTCAGTTCATGCATTAGAGCAAATTGATGAAACTTTTCCGTTTATCGACCGTCTCCGGCTTGTGCCATACAGAGGGGTTGGGCAGCAAAATCAGTTCCTGCTTTCCATTAAGCCTGATGATGTATTGGTTTACACAAAAGAAGAAATCATCTCAGTAGAAAAGTGTTTCGTTGGAATCAGTCCGTCCGGATTATCTTCGGATGACGATTTTCAGGCAATTGTCCACCCGAAAATGCTATCTGAAAAAGGAATCAAGCATGTGTCTTAA
- the sigE gene encoding RNA polymerase sporulation sigma factor SigE codes for MKKMKIRLTYYWYRILIKLGLKSDEIYYIGGSEALPPPLSKDEEQDLLHKLPKGDQAARAILIERNLRLVVYIARKFENTGINIEDLISIGTIGLIKAVNTFNPEKKIKLATYASRCIENEILMYLRRNNKIRSEVSFDEPLNIDWDGNELLLSDVMGTDDDIITKDLEANVDKKLLMKALDQLNDREKQIMELRFGLVGEEEKTQKDVADMLGISQSYISRLEKRIIKRLRKEFNKMV; via the coding sequence ATGAAAAAAATGAAAATAAGATTGACGTATTACTGGTATCGTATCTTAATTAAGCTTGGACTGAAAAGCGACGAGATTTATTATATTGGTGGAAGTGAAGCCCTTCCGCCGCCTTTATCAAAAGATGAGGAGCAGGATCTCCTTCATAAACTGCCAAAGGGAGACCAAGCAGCCAGAGCGATATTAATCGAACGAAACTTGCGGCTGGTCGTATACATTGCCCGCAAATTTGAAAACACAGGGATTAATATTGAGGATCTCATAAGTATTGGAACAATAGGGCTTATAAAAGCTGTCAATACGTTTAACCCTGAAAAAAAGATCAAGCTTGCCACTTATGCATCAAGATGTATCGAGAATGAAATTTTAATGTATCTCCGAAGAAACAATAAAATCCGGTCAGAGGTATCTTTTGATGAACCGCTTAACATTGACTGGGATGGAAATGAACTTCTTCTTTCAGATGTCATGGGCACTGATGATGATATTATCACAAAGGATCTGGAAGCAAATGTGGATAAAAAGCTCCTGATGAAAGCCCTGGATCAGCTTAATGACCGTGAAAAACAAATTATGGAGCTTAGGTTCGGGCTGGTAGGAGAAGAAGAGAAAACGCAAAAAGATGTGGCAGACATGCTGGGGATTTCTCAGTCCTACATATCAAGGCTGGAGAAAAGAATAATTAAGAGGCTGAGAAAGGAATTTAATAAAATGGTATAA
- the sigG gene encoding RNA polymerase sporulation sigma factor SigG, producing the protein MSRNKVEICGVDTSKLPVLKNEEMRKLFKQMQDEGDYTAREKLVNGNLRLVLSVIQRFNNRGEYVDDLFQVGCIGLMKSIDNFDLSHNVKFSTYAVPMIIGEIRRYLRDNNPIRVSRSLRDIAYKALQVRERLISETSREPTAEEIAKVLDIPHEEIVFAMDAIQDPVSLFEPIYNDGGDPIYVMDQISDERNKDSQWIEELALKEGMRRLSEREKMILRKRFFQGKTQMEVAEEIGISQAQVSRLEKAAIKQMNKNIHQ; encoded by the coding sequence TTGTCGAGAAATAAGGTCGAAATATGCGGGGTAGATACCTCCAAGCTTCCTGTATTAAAAAATGAAGAGATGAGAAAACTCTTCAAACAGATGCAAGACGAAGGGGATTATACAGCTAGAGAAAAACTGGTTAACGGAAACCTGCGGCTTGTATTAAGCGTGATTCAGCGTTTTAACAACAGAGGAGAGTATGTGGATGACTTATTTCAGGTGGGCTGCATAGGATTAATGAAATCGATTGATAATTTTGATTTAAGCCATAATGTTAAGTTCTCTACCTATGCTGTCCCTATGATTATTGGAGAAATCAGAAGGTACTTGCGTGATAACAATCCGATTCGTGTGTCAAGATCATTGCGGGACATTGCCTACAAAGCTCTCCAAGTCAGGGAAAGATTAATTAGTGAGACAAGCAGGGAGCCGACAGCTGAAGAAATTGCAAAGGTGCTTGATATTCCTCACGAAGAAATCGTATTTGCGATGGATGCCATCCAGGATCCTGTGTCTTTGTTTGAACCGATATACAACGATGGCGGAGACCCGATTTATGTGATGGATCAAATTAGCGATGAGAGAAATAAGGACAGCCAGTGGATCGAAGAGCTTGCTCTGAAAGAGGGAATGAGAAGATTAAGCGAACGCGAAAAAATGATTCTCAGAAAACGGTTTTTTCAAGGGAAAACGCAAATGGAAGTCGCTGAAGAGATTGGTATCTCACAGGCTCAGGTTTCCCGGCTGGAAAAAGCGGCAATTAAGCAAATGAATAAAAATATTCATCAATAA
- a CDS encoding DUF5391 family protein has translation MAIKKFPVVILTLVSAFLFCSMLIASSLSPISESGPNANQFGSAGMWSAIGTVLAFYILPLIAYLAGLDAMRSIMAVLCSFGVMINFVIIPVVLGIFANKMNTSLIVVIALCFILLIINTVWFITAFRSSSKSHSVA, from the coding sequence GTGGCAATTAAAAAATTTCCAGTTGTTATATTGACTTTGGTTTCTGCCTTCCTCTTCTGCTCTATGTTGATCGCATCTTCACTCTCCCCAATATCTGAATCCGGGCCTAATGCGAATCAATTTGGCAGCGCGGGCATGTGGTCAGCTATTGGAACTGTGCTTGCTTTTTATATCCTGCCTTTAATTGCATATCTAGCAGGGTTAGATGCGATGAGATCCATCATGGCTGTATTATGTAGTTTCGGAGTGATGATAAACTTTGTGATCATTCCAGTAGTATTAGGGATATTTGCGAACAAAATGAATACTTCCTTAATAGTAGTCATAGCCCTTTGCTTCATTTTATTAATTATTAATACCGTTTGGTTTATCACAGCTTTCCGTTCATCATCAAAATCACACAGTGTTGCTTGA
- a CDS encoding YlmC/YmxH family sporulation protein translates to MMNISEFQMKDVVDVSNGKKLGSIGDIDINVTNGKIQAIIIGGSGRVLGFFGKEEEILIPWRNIVKIGEDVILVRLS, encoded by the coding sequence ATGATGAATATTTCTGAGTTTCAAATGAAGGATGTCGTAGACGTTTCAAACGGCAAAAAACTCGGCAGTATCGGTGATATTGATATTAACGTAACGAATGGAAAAATACAGGCCATCATTATTGGCGGGAGTGGAAGAGTTCTCGGTTTTTTTGGAAAAGAAGAGGAAATATTAATTCCTTGGCGAAATATTGTGAAAATCGGTGAAGATGTGATTTTGGTTCGATTAAGCTAA
- the pgeF gene encoding peptidoglycan editing factor PgeF → MNSQISFIQKNEATLLFDKWNHNKVLCGMTTKNGGVSDSPFQTLNTGLHVLDINENVIKNRELVAQSLGFPLQSWVFADQTHENSIQRVTKKDAGKGSKIYDTAIKSTDGLYTNEKNVVLALCFADCVPLYFYDPAKSLAGIAHAGWKGTVLQIGKKMAKTWQTVEGSRLEDIQAVIGPSIGSCCYKVDERVIEKVKQLSIDTDSAITEVNSTEYMLNLKELNRLILLDAGIKEQNIAVSPLCTSCEDELFFSHRRDKGKTGRMMSFIGFKEA, encoded by the coding sequence ATGAACAGTCAGATATCATTCATTCAAAAAAATGAAGCAACTCTTCTTTTCGATAAGTGGAACCATAACAAGGTTCTTTGCGGAATGACAACAAAAAATGGAGGGGTAAGTGATTCTCCATTCCAAACATTGAATACAGGCCTCCATGTTCTTGACATAAATGAGAATGTTATTAAAAACAGGGAGCTTGTCGCGCAAAGTCTTGGTTTCCCCTTGCAATCATGGGTTTTTGCAGATCAGACTCATGAAAATTCAATACAACGTGTTACAAAAAAAGATGCCGGAAAAGGCAGCAAAATCTATGACACAGCAATAAAATCAACGGATGGACTTTATACAAACGAGAAAAATGTGGTTTTGGCATTATGCTTTGCAGATTGTGTTCCGTTATATTTTTATGACCCTGCCAAATCTCTTGCCGGTATTGCCCACGCTGGCTGGAAGGGAACCGTCCTTCAGATTGGCAAAAAAATGGCGAAGACCTGGCAAACGGTTGAAGGATCAAGACTGGAGGATATACAAGCAGTCATTGGACCCTCAATTGGTTCTTGCTGCTATAAGGTGGATGAAAGGGTTATTGAAAAGGTGAAACAGCTTTCTATTGACACAGACAGTGCAATTACTGAAGTGAACAGTACCGAATATATGCTAAACCTGAAAGAACTCAATCGGCTCATTTTGCTTGATGCCGGTATAAAGGAACAGAACATTGCGGTTAGTCCCCTTTGTACAAGCTGTGAAGATGAACTTTTTTTCTCCCACCGGAGAGATAAAGGGAAAACGGGACGAATGATGTCCTTTATAGGGTTTAAGGAGGCATAA